In Mycolicibacterium phocaicum, one DNA window encodes the following:
- a CDS encoding QsdR family transcriptional regulator — MNRRCAISETPLGRMLASTDRRPDPLEAFRIARRWFLEGRRIEMQELATELGINRATLFRWFGGRDELLAEILWSLAEPTLKASIESSPGHGAAHIARAVGHYATVIDEAGFFQAFLRREPERALRILATRAGTLQGRLVAAIEDLLNDEIAAGQLDAPLPPRDLAFLIVRIVESFLYADIITGEPLEVGKAEQAIGALLGHRPG, encoded by the coding sequence ATGAACAGGAGGTGCGCCATCAGCGAGACACCGCTGGGACGCATGCTGGCGTCGACCGACAGGCGACCCGACCCGCTCGAGGCGTTCCGCATCGCGCGCCGCTGGTTCCTCGAGGGTCGCCGCATCGAAATGCAGGAACTGGCAACCGAACTCGGCATCAACCGGGCGACGCTGTTCCGCTGGTTCGGCGGGCGCGACGAACTGCTGGCCGAAATCCTGTGGTCACTGGCCGAGCCGACGCTCAAGGCCTCGATCGAGTCGTCCCCCGGCCACGGCGCCGCACACATCGCACGGGCCGTCGGCCACTACGCCACGGTGATCGATGAAGCCGGCTTCTTCCAGGCGTTCCTGCGCCGCGAACCCGAACGCGCCCTGCGGATTCTGGCCACGCGCGCCGGGACCTTGCAGGGCCGGCTCGTCGCCGCGATCGAAGACCTACTCAACGATGAGATCGCCGCGGGTCAACTGGATGCGCCATTGCCCCCGCGCGACCTGGCGTTCCTCATCGTCCGGATCGTGGAGTCGTTCCTCTACGCCGACATCATCACCGGCGAACCGCTGGAGGTCGGCAAGGCCGAGCAGGCCATCGGCGCGCTGCTGGGGCACCGGCCCGGATAG
- a CDS encoding TetR/AcrR family transcriptional regulator, with translation MASPPPSQPATRRDELLQLAAAMFAERGLKATTVRDIADSAGILSGSLYHHFKSKEQMVEEVMRDFLDWLFTRYEQIIATEPDPLARFKGLFMASFDAIEHRHAQVVIYQDEAKRLGILPQFAFVDERNRQQRKMWVDVLKQGMAEGVFRSDLNVDLVYRFIRDTTWVSVRWYQPGGKLTAEDVGQHYLTIVLGGVAVAP, from the coding sequence ATGGCGTCACCACCGCCCAGCCAACCCGCGACCAGGCGCGACGAGCTTCTTCAGCTCGCCGCGGCGATGTTCGCTGAGCGTGGGCTGAAGGCAACCACCGTCCGGGACATCGCAGACTCGGCAGGAATCCTGTCAGGCAGTCTCTACCATCACTTCAAATCGAAGGAACAGATGGTCGAAGAGGTCATGCGGGACTTCCTCGATTGGCTGTTCACCCGGTACGAGCAGATCATCGCTACCGAGCCCGATCCACTGGCGCGTTTCAAGGGTCTGTTCATGGCGTCATTCGACGCCATCGAGCACCGGCATGCGCAGGTCGTCATCTATCAGGACGAGGCGAAGCGGCTCGGGATCCTGCCGCAGTTCGCTTTCGTCGATGAGCGCAATCGCCAGCAGCGCAAGATGTGGGTCGACGTCCTGAAGCAGGGAATGGCAGAAGGCGTTTTCCGGTCCGACCTCAATGTCGACCTGGTGTACCGCTTCATCCGTGACACCACCTGGGTGTCGGTGCGCTGGTACCAGCCGGGCGGCAAGTTGACCGCGGAAGACGTCGGGCAGCACTACCTGACCATCGTGCTCGGCGGCGTCGCGGTAGCTCCGTAA
- the fadA6 gene encoding steroid 3-ketoacyl-CoA thiolase FadA6: MAASEAYVIDAVRTAVGKKGGALAGYHPIDLGVEAYRGIFARNDIDPAAFDDVIVGCVDAIGGQAGNIGRLTWLAAGYDEAVPGTTVDRQCGSSQQAISFGAQAIMSGTADLILAAGIQNMSQIPISSAMIVGEQFGFTSPTNESKRWVERYGDQEISQFRGAEMIAEQWDISRDEMEEFAFNSHQRAFTAIREGRFDNEIIPVGDFKVDEGPRESTREKLASLKPLVEGGRLTAALASQISDAASATLLASEAAVKAHGLKPRARIHHISCRGDDPVKMLTGPIPAAKYALEKTGLSIDDIDVVEINEAFAPVVLAWAKDLKADLSKVNPNGGGIALGHPLGATGAKLFATMLNELERTGGRYGLQTMCEGGGTANVTIIERL, encoded by the coding sequence ATGGCCGCATCTGAGGCGTACGTCATCGACGCTGTGCGCACCGCCGTCGGCAAGAAGGGCGGTGCCCTCGCCGGCTACCACCCGATCGACCTCGGTGTGGAGGCGTACCGCGGGATTTTCGCGCGCAACGACATCGACCCCGCTGCGTTCGACGACGTCATCGTCGGTTGCGTCGACGCCATCGGTGGCCAGGCCGGCAACATCGGTCGCCTGACGTGGCTCGCCGCCGGCTACGACGAGGCTGTCCCCGGCACCACCGTCGACCGGCAGTGCGGTTCCTCACAGCAGGCCATTTCCTTTGGGGCCCAGGCGATCATGTCCGGCACCGCCGACCTGATCCTCGCCGCCGGCATCCAGAACATGAGCCAGATTCCGATCAGCTCGGCCATGATCGTCGGCGAGCAGTTCGGCTTCACCTCGCCGACCAACGAGTCGAAGCGCTGGGTGGAACGCTATGGCGACCAGGAGATTTCGCAGTTCCGTGGCGCCGAGATGATCGCCGAGCAGTGGGACATCTCCCGTGACGAGATGGAAGAGTTCGCGTTCAACAGCCACCAGCGGGCGTTCACCGCGATCCGTGAGGGCCGCTTCGACAACGAGATCATCCCCGTCGGCGACTTCAAGGTCGACGAAGGCCCGCGTGAGAGCACCCGGGAAAAGCTGGCCTCGCTGAAGCCGTTGGTCGAGGGTGGTCGCCTGACCGCCGCGCTGGCGAGCCAGATCTCGGACGCGGCGTCGGCGACGCTGCTGGCCTCCGAGGCCGCAGTCAAGGCCCACGGACTCAAGCCGCGCGCCCGTATCCACCACATCAGCTGCCGTGGTGACGACCCGGTGAAGATGCTGACCGGCCCCATCCCCGCGGCCAAGTACGCGCTGGAGAAGACCGGCCTGAGCATCGACGACATCGACGTGGTGGAGATCAACGAGGCGTTCGCGCCCGTCGTCCTGGCGTGGGCCAAGGACCTCAAGGCCGATCTGTCAAAGGTCAACCCCAACGGCGGCGGCATCGCGCTGGGCCACCCGCTCGGCGCCACCGGTGCCAAGCTGTTCGCCACCATGCTGAACGAACTGGAGCGCACGGGCGGCCGCTATGGCCTGCAGACGATGTGCGAAGGCGGCGGCACCGCCAACGTCACCATCATCGAGCGCCTCTGA